One segment of Pseudomonas asgharzadehiana DNA contains the following:
- a CDS encoding SfnB family sulfur acquisition oxidoreductase — protein sequence MTFSANVAVITSDEQALIVASDLAEDLRRDSAQRDRERRLPWPELDAFSRSGLWGISVPKQHGGAGVSNVTLAKVIALIAQADASLGQIPQNHFYALEVLRVNGSPAQQQRLYAEVLAGRRFGNALAELGTKTAHDRVTRITRDGDGFRITGRKFYSTGAIYAQRIPTSVVDEHGVQQLAFVPRDSTGLEVIDDWSGFGQRTTGSGSVVFDNVWVAAHDVIPFQSAFERPTTVGPLAQILHAAIDTGIARAAFEDALHFVRTKTRPWIDAGSDKATEDPLTLKSFGHLSIRLHAAEALLERAGEFLDQAQADSNAHTVAAASVAVAEARALSTEISLAAGSTLFELAGSQATLAEHGLDRHWRNARVHTLHDPVRWKYHAVGNYYLNDENPPLRGTI from the coding sequence ATGACTTTCTCTGCAAACGTCGCGGTTATCACCAGCGACGAACAAGCCCTTATTGTCGCCAGCGATCTCGCCGAAGACCTGCGCCGCGACAGCGCCCAGCGCGACCGCGAACGCCGCCTGCCCTGGCCGGAGCTGGATGCGTTTTCCCGCTCCGGCCTGTGGGGCATCAGCGTGCCAAAACAACACGGCGGCGCCGGCGTGTCCAACGTCACGCTGGCCAAGGTCATCGCGCTGATCGCCCAGGCCGACGCCTCGTTGGGGCAGATCCCGCAAAACCATTTCTATGCCCTAGAAGTGCTGCGCGTGAACGGCAGCCCGGCGCAGCAACAGCGCCTGTACGCCGAGGTACTCGCCGGCCGGCGCTTTGGCAATGCCCTTGCGGAACTGGGCACCAAGACCGCTCACGACCGCGTCACGCGCATCACCCGCGACGGCGACGGCTTTCGCATCACCGGTCGCAAGTTCTATTCAACCGGGGCGATCTACGCGCAACGCATTCCGACCTCGGTGGTGGATGAACACGGCGTGCAGCAACTGGCCTTTGTGCCCCGCGACAGTACCGGCCTGGAAGTGATCGACGACTGGAGCGGCTTCGGCCAGCGCACCACCGGCAGCGGCTCGGTGGTGTTCGACAACGTGTGGGTCGCCGCCCACGACGTGATCCCCTTCCAGAGCGCCTTTGAACGCCCGACCACCGTCGGGCCGCTGGCGCAGATCCTCCATGCCGCCATCGACACCGGTATCGCCCGCGCCGCGTTTGAAGATGCGCTGCACTTTGTGCGCACCAAAACCCGCCCGTGGATCGATGCCGGCAGCGACAAGGCCACCGAAGATCCGCTGACGCTCAAGAGCTTCGGCCACCTGAGCATTCGCCTGCACGCCGCCGAAGCCTTGCTGGAGCGCGCCGGTGAATTTCTTGACCAGGCCCAAGCCGACAGCAACGCCCACACCGTCGCCGCCGCCTCGGTTGCCGTGGCCGAAGCCCGCGCCTTGAGCACCGAGATTTCCCTGGCCGCCGGCAGCACTCTGTTCGAACTCGCCGGCAGCCAGGCGACCCTGGCCGAGCACGGCCTGGACCGCCACTGGCGCAACGCCCGCGTACACACCCTGCACGACCCGGTGCGCTGGAAATACCACGCGGTGGGCAATTACTACCTCAACGATGAAAACCCGCCGCTGCGGGGGACGATCTGA